tttctcaagaaaaataggaataataaacaaaaaaataaaagctaGATTTATGCTTCAGAGAAATTTTCGTTACGCGCTATGGCATGCTCCCAATAGACAAAGCTATGTTGGTTATTTTGAAGATCGTGAACTAGGGTTTAAGTTAGTGAAATAAAAATAGTACTCTGATCCCTACTATTCATGTCGTGTGTCTTAGTTTGATTGATCACAAAATATATTTAAGAATGTAGAGAAATTTTTTAGATCTTGTGATATTACGTTAAAGGGATGTATAGCATAATGTTGGTATAAAGAACTTACTAATATAGAGTGATGAATATAGTGCTCTTTTTAACACagattaaaaataaaagtaagacagAGAGATTGAAACACATGAAATGTTAGTCACCAATAAATGTGACGCACACAAGTTTTTGTTATTCATTTGATTTCCTGTAATACGATATTCTGTCCTTTTCAATTTTTCCAAGAAAAAAACATTATAGTAGTACATATTTTTGTTTGAAAATTCTTTAATTAAAACTTAGTAATTTGCCTTAAATAACATCCCTTTGATCAAAGATTATCATGGTATGtttaagaaataatttttctttctttcataaGTTTCACATTTAATCAAACATCTTCACATGAAATGAAAGTGAAAAGTATACGTCCTCTCACCTAGTCTTCCCCTGGGCTTTCGTTTAAAATTCTCTCTATTTGCTAGATAAACAACAATATAGTTTAGTTATAGATTATGCTTAGAAGTTATATTGATTCTGAAAATATGTTGATGTCGATATATGTATTCAGGCAAGAGGTGGAAGTAGCTTCAATCAATTCTCCCAAGCACGCACAGTGGAAGAAATATACCAGCAAGCTGCAGCTGAGATAATGTTCTGGACCACTCCCCAGTGATATTTCAGCCAAATTCAACAGAAGTTAAAGGGACTTGTTATAAGGTTTTTGCGAGTCTTTATTTTATGTATAGGCAGGAAGAATGAAAACTATGAAATTTGGTCCATTTTCTTCCAATGATATATAGCTAAGATCTTGGTTTTGGCAGTGGCAGCATAAACAATATTGCAAGGTTTTATTTTATGTACATGCTctcagggtgtgtttggtatggataaaatattttttagaaaatgttttccaattttttcatgttttatttcaaaatattttTGCCGGTAAAACAAGTacattaaaaatgagaaaaatgatttCCTAGTTGAAGTACATAAAACAAGTTCTATAACTGACATTTTAAGTTCATTACCTCCTTACTACTCCCACACCCACAACCCCTATCCTTTGACCACCACCACTAGGGTTGTACATGGACCGAGTTGTTCGgctttttcaaataccaaaccaaactaattgtgtcgagtttttaaatttataaaccaaaccaaaccaacaaaagtcgaatttttcaacctcgggttttctcgagTTTTTCGGTTTTTTGGGATTTTGCTGTTTTTTCGGTTTTCTCAAATTTTTTGTGTCAAAATCTTCATACAAACATATAATTTGTGTTTCAAATATTTCATTAGTCGTAATAAGATACAACTATCTAATAAGGTGTGTTTTAAGAAAATAACTaaaaatgtgagatgagtgataacattatactaaaatattcaagaaaagaGATAATGAAATCACATAAGATCATGTCAGTCATGTTTCCTGGGGTGCTCGTATGAGttcaatatttttatttttgaaaggTTAAAGCCAAAATTTGCAGTAATTAATGTAAAATGTTCCAATTTACTCTTTGGtatattttatattttgaaaGGTTAAGGTTTGATATAGCCTATATGACCAATGTGGTTTAGCTTTTCCCTTTCTTGACATGGcagtagaaaaatatttttttaaagaaaacccAAAACAGATTGAAAGAATGAATGGATTTCCGTGTGATTATGAATGATTATTCAAATGATAAGAAGTAGATCTTTTATTagcattttgattttattttatttgagttATTACCATCTATAGACTATAAAACTTATTTGACCATTCAAGATTCTAAATTTAAGTTTGAAATAATAAGTTAAAAGACCAAAACTATGAAAaagttcaaaaaatatttataaattacatttcaaataactttttaaaaaattgtaaacatgtaatgtcgggttagtttggttcggtttgatattttttagttaaaatcaaaccaaaccagtTATGATTGTTTTTTTTTCAATACCAAACTAAGTCAAACCAAACTACTAATCGAGATTTTTCTCAGTTTGGTTCGGATTATCGATTTGTCGATTTTCTTTGTATACCCCTACCCACCAAGCCACCACCCACACCCCAACCACCTCTCATCAGTCATCACTCCATCCCCATCCCATAGTAAATTTCTTGATTACGTGTAAATGCTCTCGGGACAATATCTTTTCTCATACTTACCAAATAGCAAAATATAAGCAAGAAATTGAAATTACTTATTTTCTAAGAAAACATTTTCAGGAAACTTAGTTTagttctctaattcttctctcaTTTTCCCTTCCAAAgttaaacaaagaaaaagatTTGCAGATCTAGACTATTCGATATTTCATTTCTTATCAAAATTGCAACAAGGGAGGGAGAATTCTGAAGCTTTAATATTAATTTAGATAGGGCCATGGCCCAACAATTAGAATTGTCACACTATCAACGTATCACGTAATGGGCTGAAACAGTATTAGAATGTCTTTCTTCGGCTATTGAAACATACATTTCTTAGTAATTATTATTGACATATTTTTAGCCAAGGATTAAGCTCAGCCAAAAAAACACATACTTATTTTTATTAAGTCAATTTTCCTTAATAATTTGTAACTAATTAAGCACTACAGCTGTCAAGGACAGTGACCGACTTAAAACATGACCAAATAATTTAAACTGCACCGTATATAGAGCATTTTTTATCACTAATAGAACGGCCTGAATTTGTTCTGAAAATATTTAACTTACTGGACTTCCAAAGCCAATTGATAGACAGTATACTAGAGTATAATTACTGTTTTTTGTGGAGTAATTTACTTGTGAGAGATAAAGAAAGAAACAATAACTGGAGTATAGTatatttgaaagaaaaaagaaaggaggTGTTTCTAACCTTTTTGGAAAAGCTTTAAAAACCTCCATTAGTTTCACCTAGGTAATATTAACCAATTTATCCGCATTCGATATTTGTTACTGAGACAGTATATTGTATTATTGTTAAATAATAAATGAGGTGAAAACATACATTGCTTAAATATAATTAGGTGATAAAAGTGATACATTGAGAAGTGTTAGATACACATTATGTGATATACATTATATGATATACATATAATGTGAACCAATATTTGTATGTATTGTGTGATATACATTATTTGATACACATTATTGAGCTATGAAATGCCAAAAGCTAAACCTGGACTATTTTGTGCCAATAGTTTTTCCTGATTGCATTCCCACGtcaattttcctttttctttccatGTGCGAATAAAGCCCAATGGGGAGCGTTTCCAAGTTCATAGCTTTCTCTTAAGAATGGAAGCATAGTTTTGGAAATTAGTAGCTTTCAGGGATTTACTTTACAAAAATAATACTCATTCTGTCCCAAATAATGGCGAAGTTTGGAATAAGAAGGTTAACTCATCTAATTTTCAATGTGAATTCAAACGTTGGTTTCTTAAATTGTTGGAACTAAAATCTAAATATCTAGGAACTAAATAAAAATTTCACTAATTAACTTATGACTTTAATGGCTAAAAAATATGAAGAAATGTTTGTTAAAGTCATTGAATAATGACAACAATTCTTTTTTAAAGAGAATGGAAGTACGATTCACAGCATGCGCAGAAGGATATTTTCTCGCACTTAttgctttttctttttcttctgaaTCCCATTTGGTATTTGGTACATGTTTTGGAGTCCTGGCTGATCCGAATTTGCTGTAAGGCCTATAAAAGGGAAAATCACTCCTCGacccaaaaaagaaaaatcatTCTTAGATTTTAATCCGAAACCCATTATTAAGAATGAAGGATCCTATCTATCTCATGACAACTCTCGGTGATTGCACTCATACTACATTGTGTTGTAGCCAGAGCATGAAGTGTGGTGCACATCTAAAAACGATCAAGATTTGCATGTTGTCCATGTTTATACGATTggaaaaagaagaataaaagTAGAAGAGAAAATGGTTGGGCATGTGACCACTAAATTGTCACTAGAACGGGAAAAGTCCAACACCCATGTGATTCCAATTCATCGGTCACATTCCATTACATTACCTCCATACTTTACCTTGCCACTCTCTGCTACTCACTAAACAATGTTTTGTTACATTAAAACGCCATTTGATTAGATTTGAATAGGAAAATTGAtttcaatacaaaacacatttaTTATTAATCCCCATATAACTATTCCTCTATTCTAATTCATGGAATAAAAAAACATATTTATAGGCTCTCTTGCATAAAACAATTTAAGTCTCTTGTCCACCcatattattattaattttgcTATCTCATCTTTCTTGCAATCTTGCATCGTCTACGTTTCTGTTGAGCCGAGGGTCCATCGGAAACAACCTTTCTCCCCTCAAATGGTAGAGCTAAGATATGCGTactcttaccctccccagacccactCGTAGAATTACACTGGATATGTCATTGTTGTTGTCCACCCATATTATTAATATCTTCAATTAATGTTAGTAGACAAAATTAAAAAATGTCACCGTCTGTTGACACAAGTATAGTAGTTAGACAAGTGGGCCGAGCAAGGTCGATCCAGCCCAATAACTCATCGTACCTAGGGGCTTTATAGGACCCAAATAGGTCCTTAATTATTTGCATGCACGCACATCTGTTTTAATGTGGCTAGTCTACGGTCAAAAGAAAGTTGAAATATCCCTTTCCAATTAGAGTCACACATGCTACCACTACCTTATATTACAACTCATCAACTCCTCACACattaaaggaaaaaataaaatgatGTTTTGGATTTTATAAGTGAACTAATACCTAATATTCTATATTTGataatttgaaaagaaaaagagaagaatctttggatgaagaaattgcacagtttgctcttcaaatgggctggtctttgaTTTTTGCTCTTTTGCAATAGAAATTATGCTCAATGAGACATAAGTTATTTTAGAAACTGATGTCATACTAGGCATAACTTATAGTATATTAAGATGCAAAAATATAACCTGATGCCCCGCgaaatatttattattattagcgtaaagaattaaagaccagcgcaaaATAGggcaaagtgcaaatgaccctctTTAGGTTAAGAGTTCATGTTACAGACTAATTACTCTTAGTCTCTTAAGGGGTATCTTTTTACTAGAATTGTCTGAATtgggaaaagaagaagaaaaaaacaactttcaaggccaaaaaaaaaaaatggttatcTTACgtacaaaaattacataaatggaataatgcccTATTTACCAAATCTAgacacttgtttttttttttctattttacctTGTATTACAAAAATTTGGGGTAGTTTTGGAAGAAAGAAGGATAAGAATGGTGAATCGTCAAAACGGAACGACGTCGCTACAAGCAAAATCATCCGAATTGCCAATAATAGAGTCATCTGGCCAACAATCACGAAGCTGCTTCAAAAGCATTTGCGCTTTTCTCTTCGCGCGTTCTGTACAATCGCTTTGAACTAACAACAAAAGCTGAGTCAGCACACCGGCGGCAACCGCCTCTTTCTGTGCTTGCTCCGACGCCGAACAAAGCGATAACAACGCGCCGGCAGCGTACTCCGTCGCACGCTCCGatatttttagtataattttcACAAGCAAAGGCACCGTAAGCGCGTGAGAGGCTAACGCGCCGCAGCCTGATGGAATCCTTGATAAGAGTTCGATTGTAGCGAGTGCTCTTTCCGCATCGCATTTCTCGAAATCCTGTAATCTATCAATAAGCGCTTCAACAGCACCGGCGCTCACCGCTCTTTCACGGTGTTGCTTCACTAAGCATAAAGCAAACAATGCTTTAATTCCAACTTTCAACGCTCTCGGATACGCTAACGGATAATTCAAAATTCCGACTACTCCTTCAAAAACATCATCTGCATTGCTAATCTGAGCACGGAGCTCCGGTGATCTCATTCCGGCGACAACAGTCTCAATCAAAGCAGCTGAATTAACTCGAACATCGATTGAAGGATGAAAAAGCAAAGCAACCAGGTAACTAACTCGGTCTGGATCCGAAGCAACGAAAACACATTCAGGTTCGGATAAAGGGAACATCGAGAGAATCGCGAGTGACTCGTGATTCAACTCGGATAAGGTCGAGTCTGGAACCATACGTGAGAAAACAATAGACAACAGGATTTCACGTGCGTTGTTTGCTGAAATTACAGATCGGTTTTTATCTGAGTCACGAGCAAGTCCTCTTAGTCTCCTCAAAGCATTAAGCCTAGAATTCAAATGATTGGACTGGGCACCAGCTTGGTGCAACAACGACCGGACTAACACCGGATCAGCCGGTTGCTTTGGGGTCGGAATTCGCTCAACTCCAAAAGCCCGGTTCGCAACACACCATTCTTGTATAAGCCGACGAAGAGTATGGTTTGGGATAAGCGTGAACTCACTGAGTGGGGCCCTTGTTACCGGACACGTGGTATTGCCGGTTGCCACCCAGGACTCAATGCTTTGGCGGTCATATGTTTGACCTGTACAAACGGTGACTGGATCTCGCATAAGCTCTAAGGAGATTGGACAACGAAAGTGGTATGGAATTTGGATACCTACATCCAAAGGGTCTAAACTtccaggcatgttttcttctttaTCTTTTTAAAGGTTTGCTGTGAATTGAGTGTTTGGGGGTATCAGAAAATGTTTGGTtattatatatagagagagaaaaaaaggcCAAAACTGAAAGGGGAGTCTGCAAATTCTCTCACACTTTTATTTGGGAATTTGCTGGGTCTTATACGGAGAGAAAACAAAGGGACATATCCAACAGGCCGTAGGGCTCTTCTCTCTGTTTTGCTCTGTTCTTATTCTGACCAAAATTGCCACCCTCCAAGCCCCCACACGTGCgtttttcatttatttactaggCTCATCTTAATTGTTTCATTTAACCATGGTTACGTTGGTCTCTGGTCAAACCTATTGTGCGAACTGGGACCCACATTCATGCTCAAATCTAACTTCTGTTTACGTCAAATTGGCATTATTGTTGAAATTTGAGTGGTCCAATTCGATTGAGCGCAATACATCATGCATTGGTCTATTATTGCACTTATGCCTTGttttttgtttcttctttttggtTTTGTTGtcaatataaaaaatttataccAATTAATTATCGAACTGTTAGTTATCGATAGATTATTTTGGAGTTATAGATTGATTGACATTTTAAAAATTAAGAGTTGATAGAGATTTAAACGTTTTTTTCTTGGTCGAATTTCATAGGACGAAGTAACTACGTAAAATTTATGAACTTTAGTAAAGATACTGGTTATCAAAAAGGAGCCATCTTAAAGTGCTGGGGAGTTATGGGTTGCTATTATTAACAAAATATATTAACTTAGTAAGTGATTATCATAATCAGAGTTAC
The sequence above is a segment of the Lycium barbarum isolate Lr01 chromosome 6, ASM1917538v2, whole genome shotgun sequence genome. Coding sequences within it:
- the LOC132599030 gene encoding U-box domain-containing protein 26-like; this translates as MPGSLDPLDVGIQIPYHFRCPISLELMRDPVTVCTGQTYDRQSIESWVATGNTTCPVTRAPLSEFTLIPNHTLRRLIQEWCVANRAFGVERIPTPKQPADPVLVRSLLHQAGAQSNHLNSRLNALRRLRGLARDSDKNRSVISANNAREILLSIVFSRMVPDSTLSELNHESLAILSMFPLSEPECVFVASDPDRVSYLVALLFHPSIDVRVNSAALIETVVAGMRSPELRAQISNADDVFEGVVGILNYPLAYPRALKVGIKALFALCLVKQHRERAVSAGAVEALIDRLQDFEKCDAERALATIELLSRIPSGCGALASHALTVPLLVKIILKISERATEYAAGALLSLCSASEQAQKEAVAAGVLTQLLLLVQSDCTERAKRKAQMLLKQLRDCWPDDSIIGNSDDFACSDVVPF